A stretch of DNA from Leptotrichia sp. oral taxon 215 str. W9775:
ATTGAAAATATGGATATTGAAGTAAAAAATTTTGAAAGAATTATAAATACACTGTTTTTAAGTTCCAATCTTGAAAAAATTACTATAAAAAAAGAAGTTATTGATGTAAAACAACTTTTTGAAAAAATAAAAAAAGATTATGAACTTTTGAATATCAAAAGGGAAATTTTAGTAAAATCTGATGACAATGTGAATATCTTTGTCGATAAAAATTTGATTTCAGAAGTTTTGCGTGGATTGATTGACAATAGCATAAAATATTCTATTGGAAATATTGAATTAATTGCGAAAGAAAGTGAAATAGTTGAAATTATTGTAAGAAATTATGGAGAAGGAATTCCTGAAGAAGAAAAGAAAAAAATATTTAGTAGAAATTTTCAAGGTAAAAATGCTAAAAAAGGAGCTGGACTTGGACTTTCTATTATACGAGATATTATTTTGCTAAATGATGGAGAAATTTATTTGGAAAATAGGAAAGACGGAGTTGATGTGAGAATGGAATTTAAAAAAGTTGAAATTGAAGAATAAAAATAATTAAAATAGAAATAATTAAAAAAACAGAGTGCTATAACCACTCTGAAATTATTTACATAAATATATTTGGATTTCTTATTTTTTTAGTTAAAAAAATAAGAAGAAATTTATAAAAATCTCCATCCTTATTTTTAAAACTGCTATTTTAAATGAAAAAATTATTAGTTATTTGGTTTATATCTTTTTATTTTTCTAAAATTAAGATATNNNNNNNNNNNNNNNNNNNNNNNNNNNNNNNNNNNNNNNNNNNNNNNNNNNNNNNNNNNNNNNNNNNNNNNNNNNNNNNNNNNNNNNNNNNNNNNNNNNNAAAATGAATTTAAACTGAATAAATTTTGGAAAGGGAAAATTTCTGAAATTGTTTCATGAAATAGAATTGTTGAAAAAAGATGGCATATTAACTTAAAAAAATTAATATCAAACTAAAAATAAGGGACTTCCCTTATTTTTAGCTATAAGTTAAATTCTTTTTCAAAATAGAAAAATTCAAAAAAATCATTTATATTTAGGATTATTTTTCATATTTTTCTGTAATAACTCTTAGTGAATGCCAGCTAAGAGTGGCACATTTTACCCTTGCAGGCATATTTGCAACATATTCCATAAGAACTGCATCTCCAAGTTTTTTACTTTCTTCAGAAGTAAGTTTTTCTTCCTGCTTCATCATTTTAAAGAACAGATTTACCTTTTCTTCAGCTTCAGCCATTGTTTTTCCTTTTATAAGGTCAATAAGCATTGCTGTAGAGGCACTTGAAATGGCACATCCGCTTCCAAGGAAAGCCGCATCTTCAATAACGTCACCATTTAACTTAACTTCAAGTGTAAGGTCATCCCCACAGTTTGGATTGTGGCCTCTTTCAATATATGTAGGTTCTTCAATTTCCTTTTTAAGTTCTCTTCTGTTACTGTATTCCAGTATTGTCTGCTGATATATTTTTTCTAAATTCATATTTTAAACACTTCCTTTATTTTTAAAAGTCCTTCAATTAGTTTTTCTATATCTTTTTCATCGTTGTAAATGCTGAAACTTGCACGGCAGCATGACGGAACTCCCAGATATTTCATAAGAGGCTGGGCACAATGATGGCCAGATCTTACTGCCACATGATAGGAATCCAGAATAAATGCCACATCGTGGGAATGTACCCCCTTTACATTGAAGGCAATAACTCCTGTTCTGGCAACATTTTCTGTGCAGTATGTTTCTATAAATCCTAATTTTTTCATTTCTTCCAATGCTTTTGACGCTAAACTATCTTCAATTTCAGTAATTTTATCATAACCTATCTCTTCAATATATTCAATGGCCGCCTTTAATGTAACAGCACCTTCCACATTTTGTGTTCCCCCCTCAAATTTATTTGGCAGAGGAGCAAATGTAGAATCTTCCTCAGTTACAAACTCTATCATGTCTCCACCGTACAGGAATGGTGGCATTTTATCAAGCAGTTCCTTTTTTCCGTACAATATTCCTATTCCCATTGGAGAAAAAAGTTTATGTCCTGAAAATACGAGGAAATCAGCATCCATTTTTTGTACATCATGTTTATAATGAAGTATAGACTGGGCTGCATCAACTACAGTCAATGCTCCGTATTCATGAGCAAGTTTTACAATTTCTTCAACAGGCTGAATTACTCCGGTAACATTTACCACAGCTGAAACAGCTACTATTTTTGTTTTGTCTGACAGCTTGTTTTTAAAGTCGTTAATATCAAACTGACCATTTTCATCAAGGTAGACAAACTTTATTACAGCTTTTTTCTTTTTAGCAATAAACTGCCATGGAACAATATTTGCATGGTGGTTTGATATTCCAAGTATAATTTCATCCCCTTCATTTATAAATTCCAGACCATAGGAATATGCAATGAGGTTGATTGATTCGGTAGTATTTTTAGTAAAAATAACTTCTTCAAATTTTTCCGCATTAATAAAGTTTTTTACCTTTTCCCTTGCATCTGAAAGCAGGCCTGCAGCTTCTATTGACAAGGCATGGGAACCTCTACCAGGGTTTCCGTTATATTTTTCATAGTATTCCATAATTTTATCAAGCACTATTTTTGGTTTTTGCGAAGTAGCCGCTGTATCTAAATAATGATTTGTAATATTTTGAAATATAGGAAAATCTTTTTTATAGTCCATGTTGACTCCTTTCACTTTTTGTGTCCTCTAAATCTTATAGTAAAGGCTTTTCCTTTACAATTATTATACTTTTTATTTACTGTAATTTCAAGTGGTTTTTAAATACAATTATAAAGTCAGAAAAAAAATTGACAGTTCTTTTATTATGTAGTTTTCCATCTAAATCTTAATTATATTATTTAAGAAATGAAAAGTTATTTAAATAAGAAAAATTTTCATGAAATCCTTGACAATATGAAAAAATATCTATAAAATATCAATAGAAAAATTTCACAAACAAGGGAGATATTGTGATTAAAATTATAAGTCTTGAAAAAGACAGCTAAAAAAACAAAGTAAGTAATAAAAAAATAATATAAAGGAGAGAAACGGCTATGAAATTTGGAACAAAAATTATACATGGGTATAATATGATTGACGAGTCAACAGGAGCTTCTTCCATATCGATATGTCAGGCATCAACATTTCATCAGAATGATATAGATGATGATCAGAAATATACATATTCGAGATTTGGTAACCCTACAAGGGAAGCTCTTGAAGAAGCAATTGCCACTCTTGAAAAGGGGAAATACGGACTTGCCTTCTCATCTGGGATGGCGGCAATAACAGCCGTTCTGCTTTCTTTTTCACAGGGGGATCACCTTGTAATGTGTAAAGATGTATATGGAGGGGCTTTCCAGCTTGTAATGGAAGTTTTTCCACGTTTTGGAATTGAAGTAAGTTTTGTCGATGAAACAGATGTTTCAGAATGGGAAAACGCAATAAAGGAAAATACAAAAGCCTTTTACATGGAAACACCATCTAATCCATTATTAAAAATTACAGATATAGAAGCTGT
This window harbors:
- a CDS encoding SufS family cysteine desulfurase, whose amino-acid sequence is MDYKKDFPIFQNITNHYLDTAATSQKPKIVLDKIMEYYEKYNGNPGRGSHALSIEAAGLLSDAREKVKNFINAEKFEEVIFTKNTTESINLIAYSYGLEFINEGDEIILGISNHHANIVPWQFIAKKKKAVIKFVYLDENGQFDINDFKNKLSDKTKIVAVSAVVNVTGVIQPVEEIVKLAHEYGALTVVDAAQSILHYKHDVQKMDADFLVFSGHKLFSPMGIGILYGKKELLDKMPPFLYGGDMIEFVTEEDSTFAPLPNKFEGGTQNVEGAVTLKAAIEYIEEIGYDKITEIEDSLASKALEEMKKLGFIETYCTENVARTGVIAFNVKGVHSHDVAFILDSYHVAVRSGHHCAQPLMKYLGVPSCCRASFSIYNDEKDIEKLIEGLLKIKEVFKI
- the sufU gene encoding Fe-S cluster assembly sulfur transfer protein SufU, yielding MNLEKIYQQTILEYSNRRELKKEIEEPTYIERGHNPNCGDDLTLEVKLNGDVIEDAAFLGSGCAISSASTAMLIDLIKGKTMAEAEEKVNLFFKMMKQEEKLTSEESKKLGDAVLMEYVANMPARVKCATLSWHSLRVITEKYEK